One segment of Dolichospermum sp. DET69 DNA contains the following:
- a CDS encoding DedA family protein, whose protein sequence is MSFELLSLENIQEIAHNYGYLAIFLGILLENLGIPLPGETVTIVGGFLAGSNELNYWLVLANAVGGAVIGGNCGYWIGRVGGWPFLLKAGKIFRISEVRLLSIKEQFTENAAKAVFFGRFFALLRIFASPLAGIAEMPFGKFLIYNVAGATVWGSVMVTLAFFAGRIISLEQLVAWVSKFAILALLILVAVIAVPIWLESREVKEQTEE, encoded by the coding sequence ATGTCTTTTGAGCTACTTTCACTAGAAAACATCCAAGAAATTGCTCATAATTATGGTTATTTAGCAATTTTCTTGGGAATCTTGCTAGAAAATTTGGGTATTCCTCTTCCTGGTGAAACCGTAACTATTGTTGGTGGTTTCCTGGCTGGTAGCAATGAATTAAATTACTGGCTGGTTCTTGCTAATGCTGTTGGAGGTGCTGTAATTGGTGGTAATTGCGGCTATTGGATTGGGAGAGTGGGTGGTTGGCCTTTTCTGCTAAAAGCTGGAAAGATTTTCCGCATTTCAGAAGTACGATTATTGAGTATTAAAGAGCAATTTACTGAAAACGCTGCTAAAGCTGTATTTTTTGGTCGCTTTTTTGCATTATTGCGAATTTTTGCTTCACCACTTGCGGGTATAGCGGAAATGCCTTTTGGCAAGTTCCTGATTTACAACGTAGCTGGAGCGACTGTTTGGGGTAGTGTCATGGTGACTTTAGCTTTCTTTGCAGGGAGAATAATTTCCCTTGAACAATTGGTGGCTTGGGTAAGTAAATTTGCAATTTTGGCGTTACTTATTTTGGTTGCTGTGATTGCTGTACCAATTTGGTTGGAGTCCCGCGAAGTTAAGGAACAAACTGAAGAATAG
- a CDS encoding argininosuccinate synthase: MGRAKKVVLAYSGGVDTSVCIPYLKKEWGVEEIITLAADLGQGDELEPVREKALKSGASESLVVDVKDIFVKDYAFPAIQANALYENRYPLGTALARPLIAKILVEAAAKYGADAIAHGCTGKGNDQVRFDVSCTALNPNLKILAPAREWGMSREQTIAYGEQFGIPAPVKKSSPFSIDKNLLGRSIEAGSLEDPANEPPEEIYEMTKAIADTPNEPEYLEIGFQKGLPTTINGTSKNPVELIEQLNKIVGNHGIGRIDMIENRLVGIKSREIYESPAMVVLINAHRDLESLTLTADVSQYKRGIEETYTKLVYNGLWYSPLKTALDAFIQQTQERVSGVVRLKLFKGNAIIVGRWSDNSLYTPDLATYGAEDQFDHKAAEGFIYVWGLPTRIWAQGNK, encoded by the coding sequence ATGGGTCGCGCCAAAAAGGTTGTTTTAGCATATTCTGGTGGAGTTGATACTTCTGTTTGTATTCCCTACTTAAAGAAAGAGTGGGGAGTAGAAGAGATAATTACCCTAGCCGCAGATTTAGGTCAGGGAGATGAATTAGAACCAGTTCGAGAAAAAGCCCTGAAATCGGGTGCAAGTGAATCCTTGGTAGTGGATGTTAAGGATATCTTTGTTAAAGACTACGCATTTCCCGCAATTCAAGCTAACGCCCTCTATGAAAATCGCTATCCTTTAGGAACAGCCCTGGCTCGGCCTTTGATTGCTAAGATTTTAGTAGAAGCCGCTGCAAAATATGGTGCAGATGCGATCGCTCACGGTTGTACAGGCAAAGGTAACGACCAAGTACGTTTTGATGTATCCTGTACGGCACTCAATCCCAACCTGAAAATCCTTGCCCCAGCCAGAGAATGGGGAATGAGTCGGGAACAAACCATTGCTTATGGTGAGCAATTTGGTATTCCTGCACCAGTAAAAAAATCCTCTCCCTTCAGTATAGATAAAAACTTACTTGGTCGCAGTATTGAAGCTGGTTCCTTAGAAGATCCAGCAAATGAGCCACCAGAAGAAATCTATGAAATGACCAAAGCCATAGCTGATACTCCCAACGAGCCGGAATATCTAGAAATTGGCTTTCAAAAAGGGCTGCCTACAACCATCAACGGTACATCAAAAAATCCAGTTGAGTTAATTGAACAACTCAATAAAATCGTTGGTAATCATGGGATTGGGCGGATTGACATGATTGAAAACCGCTTAGTAGGTATTAAATCACGGGAAATCTACGAATCACCAGCAATGGTAGTTCTAATTAATGCTCACCGTGACTTAGAAAGCTTGACTTTAACAGCGGATGTCAGTCAATACAAACGAGGCATAGAAGAAACTTATACCAAATTAGTCTATAACGGACTTTGGTACAGTCCCCTCAAAACTGCTTTAGATGCTTTTATTCAACAAACACAAGAGAGAGTTTCTGGTGTAGTCCGCTTAAAACTTTTCAAAGGTAACGCCATCATCGTTGGTCGTTGGAGTGATAATTCCCTATACACCCCTGATTTAGCCACCTACGGCGCAGAAGATCAATTTGATCACAAAGCTGCGGAAGGCTTTATTTACGTTTGGGGATTACCTACACGCATTTGGGCGCAAGGCAACAAGTAA
- a CDS encoding glycosyltransferase codes for MGNSFLGETVFFSIVIPTYNRLPILEKCLRALESQELSNKNYIEDYEVVLVDDGSTDGTLNWLTANKDEFPHVRCFEQNHAGPAAARNLGVEKAQGDIIIFIDSDLVVLSNFLQAHTNALLQGRETLGSDRFFTYGAVINTCNFANPTAEPYKITDFSAAFFATGNVAIPKHWLEEAGLFDNGFQLYGWEDLELGVRLKKLGLQLIKCPEAVGYHWHPPFSLQQIPKLIDQEIQRGRMGVLFYQKHPTWEVKMMIQMTWFHRLLWGILSLNGLLNERTMSPFLQWLIDLGKPQLALEIARIFLNWYNVKGVYAAYAEMQDK; via the coding sequence ATGGGTAATAGTTTTTTGGGTGAAACTGTGTTTTTTAGTATTGTAATTCCAACTTATAACCGCTTACCAATTTTAGAAAAGTGTCTCCGCGCTTTAGAGTCACAGGAGTTAAGCAACAAAAACTATATAGAAGATTATGAAGTTGTATTAGTAGATGATGGTTCTACTGATGGCACTTTAAATTGGTTAACAGCAAATAAAGATGAGTTTCCTCATGTCCGCTGTTTTGAACAGAATCATGCAGGACCGGCTGCGGCGCGAAATTTAGGGGTAGAAAAAGCGCAAGGTGACATAATTATTTTTATTGATAGTGATTTAGTGGTTTTATCTAATTTCCTGCAAGCTCATACAAATGCTTTGCTACAGGGAAGAGAGACGTTAGGAAGCGATCGCTTTTTTACTTACGGTGCGGTAATTAATACTTGTAATTTTGCCAATCCCACTGCTGAACCTTATAAAATCACAGATTTTTCTGCGGCTTTCTTTGCTACTGGTAATGTAGCTATTCCTAAACATTGGTTAGAAGAAGCTGGATTATTTGATAATGGTTTTCAACTTTATGGTTGGGAAGATTTAGAGTTAGGTGTCAGGTTAAAAAAATTAGGTTTGCAATTAATTAAATGTCCTGAAGCTGTTGGTTATCATTGGCATCCACCTTTTAGTTTACAGCAAATTCCTAAGTTAATTGATCAGGAAATTCAACGCGGACGCATGGGAGTTTTGTTTTATCAAAAACATCCTACTTGGGAAGTGAAAATGATGATTCAAATGACTTGGTTTCATCGTTTGCTGTGGGGGATTCTTTCTTTAAATGGGTTGTTGAATGAAAGAACTATGTCGCCGTTTTTGCAATGGTTGATTGATTTAGGTAAGCCACAATTGGCTTTGGAAATTGCGCGGATTTTTTTGAATTGGTACAATGTCAAGGGTGTTTATGCAGCTTATGCTGAAATGCAGGATAAATAA
- a CDS encoding DUF29 domain-containing protein has protein sequence MQTPQVKKTQLQESDNLYESDFYAWTQQQINVLLHKQWSQIDVVNLVEEIESLGRRERQELRNRLSILLGHLLKWEYQPNKRSRSWLATMRIQRRDILKLLNDNPSLGSYVVEAITEAYQNGRDLAVSETNLPFASFPEQCLYSWEDVMNESFYPGLPTSDDLIG, from the coding sequence ATGCAAACGCCGCAAGTAAAAAAAACGCAGTTACAAGAGAGTGACAATCTTTATGAAAGTGATTTTTACGCTTGGACTCAACAACAGATTAATGTATTGCTTCATAAACAATGGAGTCAGATTGATGTTGTCAATTTGGTTGAGGAGATTGAATCTTTGGGAAGAAGAGAACGTCAAGAATTAAGAAATCGTCTTAGTATTTTACTTGGTCATTTATTGAAGTGGGAATATCAACCAAATAAACGTAGTCGAAGTTGGTTAGCAACTATGAGAATTCAAAGACGGGATATTTTAAAGTTACTTAATGATAATCCTAGTCTAGGTTCTTATGTTGTAGAAGCAATTACAGAAGCATATCAAAATGGTAGAGATTTAGCAGTGAGTGAAACTAATTTACCTTTTGCAAGTTTTCCAGAACAGTGTTTATATTCATGGGAAGATGTGATGAATGAAAGTTTTTATCCTGGTTTACCGACAAGTGATGATTTAATCGGATAA
- a CDS encoding AAA family ATPase gives MNVTEILQFVDGLVFTQTEKHLDDLQKKIIEEIFRGKTYRQIADIYDYDEGYIGDESRQLFKILSEQLGEDINKSNFCWTIERVTNSKISQISKILNFENNIKNNNINWCPKHQKEKQQNNNIDNSNKSEYDLTLAPQIIKFYNRETELKTISNWIFNQNIHLISILGLSGIGKTTLVKKFVDLHLDKFEVMIWRSLKYPKSLNLLIDDLLNICKQEAQENMNNKLKQLFNILNEKKCLIILDDVHNIFVSGQFAGKYQSEYQDYQNFFTMIIETQHQSNVILISQEKCQEMISLDSELYPIHSLELSGLNNAATEILKNQGLKNEEAWLDLIKLYESHPRYLQYISILIKDVFQGEVSELLKENSLILTADFKSLFDSIWMRLSKIEKEILLKISQQDKPISRDDIKKLLSLSSIDIINGLQSLTRRFLLTKLENDEKLFNLSSVFRDYLIIYHQ, from the coding sequence ATGAATGTTACAGAAATTTTACAATTTGTAGATGGTTTAGTATTTACTCAGACAGAGAAACATTTAGATGATTTACAAAAAAAGATTATTGAAGAGATATTTAGAGGTAAAACGTATAGGCAAATTGCAGATATTTATGATTATGATGAAGGTTATATTGGTGATGAAAGTAGGCAATTATTTAAAATTTTATCTGAACAGTTAGGAGAAGATATTAATAAATCTAATTTTTGTTGGACTATAGAAAGAGTTACAAACTCTAAAATTTCTCAAATTTCTAAAATTCTTAATTTTGAAAATAATATTAAAAATAATAATATTAATTGGTGTCCCAAACATCAAAAAGAAAAACAACAAAATAATAATATTGATAACTCTAACAAATCTGAATATGATTTAACTTTAGCACCTCAAATAATCAAATTTTATAATAGAGAAACTGAACTTAAAACCATTTCTAACTGGATATTTAATCAAAATATTCATTTAATCTCAATTTTAGGATTATCTGGAATTGGTAAAACTACGCTTGTGAAAAAATTTGTTGATTTACACTTAGATAAATTTGAAGTAATGATTTGGAGAAGTCTAAAATATCCTAAATCCTTAAATTTATTAATTGATGATTTATTGAATATTTGTAAACAAGAAGCTCAAGAAAATATGAATAATAAATTAAAGCAGTTGTTCAATATTCTTAATGAGAAAAAATGTTTAATCATCCTTGATGATGTTCATAATATCTTTGTTAGTGGTCAATTTGCTGGAAAATATCAAAGTGAATATCAAGATTATCAAAACTTTTTCACAATGATTATAGAAACTCAACATCAAAGTAATGTGATTTTAATTAGTCAAGAAAAATGCCAAGAAATGATTTCTTTAGATAGTGAACTTTACCCAATTCATTCTTTAGAACTATCAGGATTAAATAATGCAGCTACAGAGATATTAAAAAATCAAGGATTAAAAAATGAAGAAGCTTGGTTAGACTTAATTAAATTATATGAAAGTCATCCTCGATATTTACAGTATATTAGTATTTTAATTAAAGATGTATTTCAGGGAGAAGTATCAGAACTTCTTAAAGAAAATAGTTTGATATTAACAGCAGACTTCAAATCTTTGTTTGATTCAATATGGATGAGATTATCTAAAATTGAAAAAGAGATATTATTAAAAATCAGTCAACAAGATAAACCTATATCCAGAGATGACATAAAAAAATTATTATCCCTCTCATCAATAGATATAATAAACGGGTTACAATCATTAACGAGAAGATTCTTATTAACTAAATTAGAAAATGATGAAAAATTATTTAATCTCTCATCCGTTTTTAGAGATTATCTAATAATATATCATCAATAA
- a CDS encoding restriction endonuclease: MTETMVNQLYYGDNLEVLRRYIRDESVDLCYIDPPFNSKRNYNQIYNNVGSEDKAQAQAFIDTWEWDDHAIHGLDEILTNYHGLFTQQCIALIAGLSNVLGKGSLLAYLVSMTLRITEIHRVLKPTGSFYLHCDPTASHYLKLILDAVFSSQGGEFQNEIIWCYSIGGKSKKRFARKHDVILFYTKSSKDIHTFNHKGASIARKPNSHMKVGTDEDGRQYQEKKDKKTGKIYRYYLDQGKIAEDYWTDIETLNREEKERLGYPTQKPEALLERIIKASSNENDIVLDAYCGCGTTVVVCQKLERQWIGIDITYQSISLVLKRLEDSFGKEVLETIKLHGIPKDIESATALANKADDRTRKEFEKWAILTYTNNRAVINAKKGADKGVDGIVYFQGDKNEPEKVIFQVKSGKVKSGDIRDLLGTMTIENASIAIFITLENPTKEMLKTAKSAGFYQSKYMSHSCDKIQIVTVEDIIENKQKLNIRLSYEVVKSAEKQKEVKVNQIELDI; this comes from the coding sequence TTGACAGAAACAATGGTTAATCAACTTTATTATGGAGACAATTTAGAAGTTTTAAGACGTTATATTAGAGATGAGTCCGTTGACTTATGTTATATTGATCCTCCTTTTAATTCTAAACGCAATTATAATCAAATTTATAATAATGTTGGTTCAGAAGATAAAGCGCAAGCGCAAGCATTTATTGATACTTGGGAATGGGATGATCACGCTATTCATGGACTAGATGAAATTCTGACTAATTATCATGGTTTATTTACTCAACAATGTATTGCTTTGATTGCAGGTTTAAGCAATGTTTTAGGAAAAGGAAGTTTACTTGCTTATTTAGTAAGTATGACTTTAAGAATAACAGAAATTCATCGAGTTTTAAAACCTACTGGTAGTTTTTATCTACATTGTGATCCTACTGCAAGTCATTATTTAAAGTTAATCTTAGATGCTGTTTTTTCTTCTCAGGGTGGAGAGTTTCAAAATGAAATAATTTGGTGTTACTCCATTGGTGGTAAAAGTAAAAAAAGATTTGCTAGAAAACATGATGTAATTTTGTTTTATACTAAAAGCAGTAAAGATATACATACCTTTAATCATAAAGGAGCCTCCATTGCTAGAAAACCTAATTCTCATATGAAAGTAGGAACAGATGAAGACGGCCGTCAATATCAAGAAAAAAAAGATAAAAAAACAGGAAAAATTTATAGATATTATTTAGATCAGGGTAAAATAGCAGAAGATTATTGGACAGATATTGAAACTCTTAATAGAGAAGAAAAAGAACGTTTAGGTTATCCCACACAGAAACCAGAGGCATTATTAGAAAGAATAATTAAAGCAAGTTCTAATGAAAATGATATAGTATTAGATGCCTATTGTGGATGTGGTACAACCGTTGTAGTTTGCCAAAAATTAGAGCGACAATGGATAGGAATTGATATTACTTATCAAAGTATTAGTTTAGTCTTAAAAAGATTAGAAGATAGCTTTGGTAAAGAGGTTTTAGAAACTATTAAACTTCATGGTATTCCTAAAGATATAGAAAGTGCAACAGCATTAGCAAATAAAGCAGATGATCGCACTCGTAAAGAATTTGAAAAATGGGCAATTTTGACTTATACTAATAACAGAGCCGTAATTAATGCTAAAAAAGGTGCAGATAAAGGTGTAGATGGAATTGTTTATTTTCAAGGTGATAAAAATGAACCAGAAAAAGTAATCTTTCAAGTAAAATCTGGTAAAGTCAAATCGGGAGATATTCGGGATTTATTAGGAACAATGACCATAGAAAACGCTAGTATAGCCATATTTATAACTTTAGAAAATCCTACTAAAGAGATGTTAAAAACTGCTAAATCTGCTGGTTTTTATCAGAGTAAATATATGAGTCATAGTTGTGATAAAATTCAGATTGTTACAGTTGAAGATATCATTGAAAATAAACAAAAATTAAATATTCGTTTAAGTTATGAAGTTGTTAAAAGTGCTGAAAAACAAAAAGAAGTGAAAGTTAATCAAATAGAGTTAGATATTTAA
- a CDS encoding universal stress protein: MIQKILLAVSGLGHAEEMLKNLKELPSFSGAKVTVLHVVTPQSTSAVMTDKWEEGGKILANAIQNLDLDPSQVSSILRQGDPKDVVCQVADEMGADLIIMGSRGLKRLQSILSNSVSQYVFQLSSRPMLLVKDDIYVKNIKRIMVAMDNSESAKNCLNLALFLLRGLNGGQLVLANVNTDLGGKLSGVTDLKPERTSVLGMAIAEAQRQSVAVRCVASSGKPGEEICRLASELNIDLLLIGSPDRRPSIAKNFVDLDRLIGSSLSDYVRVNATCPVLLSRTIA; encoded by the coding sequence ATGATCCAAAAAATTTTGCTGGCTGTCTCTGGTTTGGGACACGCAGAAGAAATGCTCAAGAACTTGAAAGAACTGCCTTCATTTAGCGGTGCAAAAGTCACTGTTCTCCACGTTGTCACTCCACAAAGCACTTCTGCTGTGATGACGGATAAATGGGAAGAAGGTGGCAAGATTCTCGCTAATGCTATTCAGAATTTAGACTTAGATCCTAGCCAAGTTTCTTCGATTTTGCGTCAAGGTGATCCCAAAGATGTAGTTTGTCAAGTAGCTGACGAAATGGGAGCTGACTTGATTATCATGGGTTCACGCGGATTGAAGCGCCTACAATCAATTTTATCCAATTCTGTCAGTCAGTACGTTTTCCAATTGTCTTCCCGTCCCATGTTGCTAGTGAAAGATGACATTTATGTCAAAAACATTAAGCGCATTATGGTAGCAATGGATAATTCTGAGTCTGCTAAAAACTGCTTAAATTTAGCTTTGTTCTTACTCCGGGGTCTTAACGGTGGACAATTAGTTTTAGCTAATGTCAACACGGATTTAGGTGGTAAATTATCGGGGGTTACTGATCTTAAACCAGAAAGAACTTCTGTGTTGGGAATGGCTATAGCAGAAGCCCAAAGGCAATCTGTAGCGGTGCGTTGTGTTGCCAGCAGTGGTAAACCTGGTGAAGAAATCTGTCGTTTGGCAAGTGAGTTGAATATAGACTTATTATTGATTGGTTCTCCGGACCGTCGCCCATCTATTGCGAAGAATTTTGTTGATTTAGATCGGCTAATAGGTTCGTCTCTATCTGACTATGTTCGGGTTAATGCTACTTGTCCAGTTCTTTTGTCACGAACGATTGCTTAA
- a CDS encoding photosystem II reaction center protein M, which yields MQVNELGFVASILFVLVPAVFLIMLYIQTASREGGKDS from the coding sequence ATGCAAGTTAATGAACTGGGTTTCGTAGCGAGCATTTTGTTCGTACTAGTACCTGCCGTATTTTTAATCATGCTTTACATCCAAACTGCCAGCCGTGAAGGTGGAAAAGATAGTTAA
- a CDS encoding (2Fe-2S)-binding protein: MGNIKFVKENKEIVAADGANLRLKAVENGIDIYKFLAKVTNCGGSGQCTTCVVQITEGLENLSPRTDLENRKFKNKPDNLRLACQTLVNGPVTVITKP; the protein is encoded by the coding sequence ATGGGAAATATCAAATTTGTGAAAGAGAATAAAGAAATAGTTGCCGCAGACGGCGCTAATCTTCGACTCAAAGCTGTAGAAAATGGGATTGATATCTATAAATTTCTCGCCAAAGTGACCAATTGCGGTGGTTCAGGACAATGTACTACTTGCGTTGTCCAAATTACCGAGGGACTAGAAAACCTTTCTCCGCGGACAGATTTAGAAAACCGCAAATTCAAAAACAAGCCTGATAACTTGCGTCTAGCTTGTCAAACCTTAGTTAATGGACCCGTTACGGTTATCACCAAACCTTAA
- a CDS encoding photosystem II reaction center protein K has product MEAALLLAKLPEAYQIFNPLVDVLPVIPVFFLLLAFVWQAAVGFR; this is encoded by the coding sequence ATGGAAGCAGCACTATTACTAGCGAAACTGCCTGAAGCTTACCAAATCTTCAACCCCTTGGTAGATGTATTACCTGTTATTCCCGTCTTCTTTTTGTTACTTGCATTTGTTTGGCAAGCAGCAGTGGGTTTCAGATAA
- the tgt gene encoding tRNA guanosine(34) transglycosylase Tgt translates to MSANFSFERLATCSQTKARAGIFSTPHGIVETPRFMPVGTLANVKTITPAQLGATGAQMVLANTYHLHLQPGEAIVAGGGGLHKFMGWSGPMLTDSGGFQVFSLSEMRKISEEGVIFRSPHDGQIINLTPERSIEIQNILGADVIMAFDECPPYPATRQEVQDATERTYRWLKRCISAHDRQDQALFPIVQGGVYLDLRARAAQELAQLDMPGYAIGGVSVGEPTDLMAQIVQTTAPLLPIDKPRYLMGVGTYREMAIAIASGIDLFDCVIPTRWARHGTGIVAGERWNLKNAKFREDFTPLDTTCPCYTCENFSRAYISHLVRSQEILAYTLLTIHNITELIRFTQKIRESILSDRFVTDFGHWLEPSEFDLEKTED, encoded by the coding sequence TTGAGTGCCAATTTTTCCTTTGAACGTCTCGCTACCTGTAGCCAGACCAAAGCCAGAGCCGGAATATTTTCTACTCCCCACGGAATCGTAGAAACACCCAGGTTTATGCCTGTGGGAACATTAGCTAACGTCAAAACTATCACCCCTGCCCAATTGGGAGCCACAGGAGCGCAGATGGTGTTAGCTAATACCTATCATTTACATCTCCAACCGGGAGAAGCCATCGTTGCTGGCGGTGGTGGGCTGCATAAGTTTATGGGTTGGTCCGGTCCCATGCTGACCGATTCCGGTGGATTTCAGGTTTTTAGCCTGAGCGAAATGCGGAAAATTTCCGAAGAAGGTGTAATTTTTCGTTCGCCCCATGATGGGCAAATCATTAACTTAACGCCAGAACGCTCCATTGAAATTCAGAATATTTTAGGGGCGGATGTGATCATGGCATTTGATGAATGTCCTCCCTATCCCGCCACCCGTCAAGAGGTACAAGATGCAACTGAGCGCACTTACCGCTGGCTAAAACGCTGTATATCAGCCCATGACCGCCAGGATCAGGCATTGTTTCCCATTGTCCAGGGGGGGGTATATTTAGATTTACGCGCCCGGGCTGCTCAAGAATTGGCCCAGTTAGATATGCCTGGATATGCCATTGGTGGTGTGAGTGTCGGTGAACCAACGGATTTAATGGCGCAAATTGTCCAAACCACAGCCCCGCTGTTACCGATTGATAAACCCCGGTATTTGATGGGTGTGGGGACTTACCGAGAAATGGCGATCGCCATCGCTTCGGGTATAGATTTATTTGATTGCGTCATTCCCACCAGATGGGCTAGACATGGAACAGGTATTGTTGCCGGTGAACGCTGGAATCTCAAAAATGCTAAGTTTCGTGAAGATTTTACACCATTGGATACAACTTGCCCTTGTTATACCTGTGAAAATTTCAGTCGGGCTTATATATCGCATTTAGTGCGATCGCAGGAAATATTAGCTTATACTTTGTTGACTATTCATAACATCACCGAATTGATTCGCTTTACCCAAAAGATTCGAGAATCAATTTTGAGCGATCGCTTTGTCACAGATTTTGGTCACTGGCTCGAACCATCGGAATTTGATCTAGAAAAAACTGAAGACTGA
- a CDS encoding adenosylcobinamide-GDP ribazoletransferase translates to MANVLRWWQQQFLNLVAAVIFYTAIPLPYLQNLDFQKVACFAPVIGLMIGGILGGLDTGMNYLGVPVLTRNALVVGAWIAITGGLHLDGAMDTADGLAVGDPERRLQVMMDSATGAFGAMSAILIIILKVTALTDIAENHCLVLMAACSWGRWGQQFAIACYPYLKPTGKGAFHKQAIRSYLDLLPSFFLLLGLSAVVWLINPQKLVLAVGMVLAGSVISVVTAAWFNYQLGGHTGDTYGAVVEWTEALFLCVITII, encoded by the coding sequence ATGGCTAATGTTTTACGCTGGTGGCAACAGCAATTCTTAAATTTAGTTGCGGCTGTGATTTTCTATACTGCTATTCCCTTGCCATATTTGCAAAATTTAGACTTCCAAAAGGTGGCTTGTTTTGCGCCAGTGATTGGGTTGATGATTGGTGGGATTTTAGGTGGGTTAGATACGGGAATGAATTATCTTGGTGTGCCAGTGCTAACCCGTAATGCTTTGGTAGTGGGTGCGTGGATAGCAATTACGGGGGGATTACATTTAGATGGAGCGATGGATACGGCTGATGGTTTAGCGGTGGGTGATCCTGAACGCAGGTTGCAGGTAATGATGGATAGTGCAACTGGTGCGTTTGGAGCAATGTCCGCTATTTTGATTATTATTTTGAAAGTTACTGCTTTAACAGATATAGCTGAAAACCACTGTTTAGTATTAATGGCTGCTTGTAGCTGGGGACGTTGGGGACAACAATTTGCGATCGCTTGTTATCCTTATCTTAAACCTACTGGTAAAGGTGCGTTTCATAAACAAGCTATTCGTTCTTATTTAGATTTATTACCAAGCTTCTTTTTGCTGTTGGGTTTGAGTGCTGTTGTTTGGTTAATTAATCCGCAGAAGTTAGTTTTGGCTGTGGGGATGGTTTTGGCTGGGAGTGTGATTTCTGTTGTTACCGCAGCTTGGTTTAATTATCAGTTGGGTGGACATACGGGAGATACTTATGGCGCTGTGGTGGAATGGACTGAAGCCTTATTTCTGTGTGTAATTACTATTATTTAG
- a CDS encoding fatty-acid oxidation protein subunit alpha, whose protein sequence is MAKDLFHQSVKQALIKDGWTITNDPLTIRIDRVKLEIDLGAEKVFAAEKDGQKIAVEVKSFINPSNISDFHNALGQFLRGCLIAKRGVSLKY, encoded by the coding sequence ATGGCTAAAGATCTATTTCATCAATCAGTCAAACAAGCCCTGATCAAAGACGGATGGACAATTACCAATGATCCATTAACTATTCGTATTGATCGCGTTAAACTAGAAATTGACCTTGGTGCAGAGAAAGTATTTGCGGCAGAAAAAGATGGACAGAAAATTGCTGTAGAAGTTAAGAGTTTTATCAATCCTTCCAATATTAGCGACTTTCATAATGCTTTAGGTCAGTTTCTTAGAGGTTGTTTGATAGCGAAGCGTGGCGTTAGCCTAAAGTATTAG
- a CDS encoding XisI protein, with protein MENLAKYRQIVRELLISHATTNEPNIECQLIFDTEHDHYQILDLGWQGLNRIYACYIHLDIKDGKIWIQHNMTEADIGQELVEKGVPASDIILGLHPPYKRPYTNYGVA; from the coding sequence ATGGAAAACCTAGCTAAATATCGCCAAATTGTCCGGGAATTACTAATTTCTCATGCCACCACAAATGAGCCAAATATTGAATGTCAACTTATTTTTGATACAGAACATGATCATTACCAAATTCTTGATCTTGGCTGGCAAGGGCTAAATCGTATTTATGCCTGTTATATCCATTTAGATATTAAAGACGGCAAAATCTGGATTCAACATAATATGACTGAAGCTGATATCGGTCAAGAATTAGTTGAAAAAGGAGTTCCCGCTTCAGATATTATTCTAGGTTTGCATCCTCCCTATAAGCGCCCTTACACTAATTACGGTGTTGCTTAA
- a CDS encoding type II toxin-antitoxin system HicA family toxin, with product MKSISGKRLANILKKKGWILVDVNGSHFKYYKDSKTVIIPIHGSKDLKIGTLKSLMKQADLTEDELL from the coding sequence ATGAAATCAATTTCAGGAAAAAGATTAGCTAATATTCTGAAGAAAAAAGGTTGGATATTAGTTGATGTTAATGGTAGCCATTTTAAATACTATAAAGACAGTAAAACTGTGATAATTCCTATTCATGGAAGTAAAGACTTAAAGATAGGTACTCTCAAAAGTCTGATGAAACAAGCTGATTTAACAGAAGATGAGTTACTTTAA